AGTGTGGGAGCCTCTTCTTTTTCTCCATTCCGCGTATGTATTGCGGGCCAGCCGAATACCGCTTTAACGATTCCTTTATCGGTGTGAATATTAACTCTTTTAGAAGGCGCAATCTGGTGATCTGATCCACCGTTGCGGATTACGTAGATAAGCCCATCTTTAGTAATATAGTTTACAAACCAGGAAATCTCATCGGCATGGGCTTCTATTACTACCTTAAATTCAGCTTCGGGGTTGATGATACCAACCGCCGTTCCATAGCTGTCAACCTGATGTGTGTCGACATATGGCTTGATATAGTCGAGCCACAGGCGTTGCCCTTCCCACTCGAAACCGGTAGGCGAAGGATTGTTAATGTAGCTCTGTAAAAATTGAAGTGATTTTTCGGTTACAACAGGAATATGTTTTTGATTTTCTTCGTTGTTGGTGCTCATGTATTATTCTCCTTTAAATGCAAATATAGAAATAGCTATTGGCTATTGGGAGTTTGCGGCAGGCATAAAAAAGTTTATTGCGGTTTTCCTGCAGCACGCAATTAGCAGTCGATGCTTAGTGGGTGAAATAGGGGTATCTTACTTCGGTAAGGTACAAACCGCAAGCGGGCACGGAAGAACCGGCATTCGAACGATTTTTGCTTTCAATGATATCATGAATATCTGCAGGCTTCAGTAGGCCTTTACCCACCATCATAAGTGATCCAACGATTGCCCTGACCATATTTCTCAGAAAGCGGTCGGCAGAAATATGAAAAACAAGGCCATCGGCAGTGTTCACCCATTCGGCCCTCGATATCTTGCAGTTATTCGTAAATACCTGGGTGTTCGACTTGCTGAAACAACTGAAATCAGTATACTCCAGTAAGATTGCCGCTGCTTCATTCATGGGATCTATGTCGGGCATGTCCCTTAACAGCCACGAAAGGTTTTGCTTAAAAGGATCTTTTTGAAAGTGAATATGGTATTCGTAAGAACGGAGGGTCGCATCAAAACGAGCATGCGCGTCGGGAGCCATGTTCAATAGTTGCTTTACAGCGATTTGAGGCGGAAGCAGGGAATTGAGGCGACTAAGAAAAACCGGGTTTCCTGACAGATCAGGCCTTGGATTACTCAGGTCAAAATGAGCGTAAAATTGCTTCGCATGAACTCCGGTGTCTGTCCTGCCGCAACCAACCGTTTCGATCTCCTCCCGCAATATCGTAGAAAGAGCCTTGTCTAACACCTCCTGCACTGTAATGGCGTTTGGTTGTACCTGCCAGCCATGGAAACCGGTGCCGTTGTATGACAGTTCTGCAAAAAGCCTGGTTTTATCACTCACGCTTCAAAATTAGTGATATGAAACAAATTATCGCTCCCTCAAACACTTTTATATATTTGTAGTGTTAAAAAATCACTATGCTACAAAGAATTCAAACCCTCTGGCTGTTTTTATCAACAACAATGATTTTTGCGTTGTTCCTGTTTCCTTTTTTACAAATATTGAGCGCCAATGGCACCGCGAAGGCAATAAAAGTTACCGGCGTGTATGAGAACATAGGGGGACAGGTTGTGCAGAGCGACGGTTTTATTGGCCTGACGATAGCGACGGTATTGCTGGGACTCCTTCCATTTGTAGTGATTTTCTTCTATGCCGACCGAAAGAAACAGATAAAGCTGTGTTATCTTACGATTGTATTGATCATTGGATTTAGCTTCTGGCTTGCTCAAACAGCTAAAGGTATAATAGGGGATATGACTATTGAGCTTCAGAATTACGGTATCGGAGTAATTTTACCGTGCTTAGCGATATTTTTTATTGTTTTGGCACTCAGGGGAATCAGACGCGATGAAAAATTGATCAAGTCTGCGGATCGTTTGAGATAGATACATGCTCCGCTTCATTTAGTTGTTGCAACTGGTATTTTTAAATATAATTTTGTATCTTTGTAAAATACCGGCAATACAGTCGGTTTTTTATTGTTATCATGAACCCATTTAGTACTCTGGGTATCCGTCATGATATTGTTAATGCCATAACTGATCTGGGATTTGAAAATCCCACGCCAATCCAGGAACAATCAATCCCGGTTTTACTTACAGGCAGCAACGATTTTGTCGGATTAGCCCAAACCGGCACAGGGAAGACCGCCGCTTTTGGACTTCCTTTGTTAGAATTAATCGATTTTACAAAAAACTACCCCCAGGCACTTATTTTGTGCCCAACCCGTGAATTATGTTTG
The window above is part of the Arcticibacter tournemirensis genome. Proteins encoded here:
- the truA gene encoding tRNA pseudouridine(38-40) synthase TruA, with the translated sequence MSDKTRLFAELSYNGTGFHGWQVQPNAITVQEVLDKALSTILREEIETVGCGRTDTGVHAKQFYAHFDLSNPRPDLSGNPVFLSRLNSLLPPQIAVKQLLNMAPDAHARFDATLRSYEYHIHFQKDPFKQNLSWLLRDMPDIDPMNEAAAILLEYTDFSCFSKSNTQVFTNNCKISRAEWVNTADGLVFHISADRFLRNMVRAIVGSLMMVGKGLLKPADIHDIIESKNRSNAGSSVPACGLYLTEVRYPYFTH
- a CDS encoding DUF4293 domain-containing protein — protein: MLQRIQTLWLFLSTTMIFALFLFPFLQILSANGTAKAIKVTGVYENIGGQVVQSDGFIGLTIATVLLGLLPFVVIFFYADRKKQIKLCYLTIVLIIGFSFWLAQTAKGIIGDMTIELQNYGIGVILPCLAIFFIVLALRGIRRDEKLIKSADRLR